Part of the Phocoena phocoena chromosome 8, mPhoPho1.1, whole genome shotgun sequence genome, GACGGAGGGAGGTTGGAATTTGGGGCAAAAGGGGCCGTGAAGTCCAGATTTATGGTGGGCAAAGGAATCGGTTGAAATCCAGGATGGAGTGTCTGGGTTCTGAGGGGATCGGTTTGGGATCAGGGATTCCTGGAAGCTGGAGTCTGAGCCCAAGGCCACACTGAGGGTGAGGGGCTCAGGGGGCATGGAGCCAAGGAGGGAGCAGAGGCAGGCTAAGGGTGGGCTCGGCCGAGGTTACACACAGCGCTGGGAGTCGAAGCCGTCCCCAGTGATGGTGAGCAGCTCCAGCTCCTTAATCCGGATCTCCAGCTCGCACAACTCCTCGGGATGGGAGGCAGAGGCTAGCCGGGGGGTCGTGGGGCCGGGGGCCAGGGGCGAGACAGCCACCTCGGGCCCCGGCTGTGGCGAGTAGAAGAAGCGCAGAGGCTCGTAGGGGATGGAGGCCAGGCCGGAGGGCCAGGGCGGGGGACAGGGGCGCTCACTGGGGGAACCCAGGCCAGGCGGCGGTGGCGGCAGGGGCGCTGGGGCCGGGAGCGCCTGGGGCAGAGACTGGCTCCCAGCCGCCCCTCCCGCCGGCGCCCCTCCCGCCTTCAGCGGCACGAAGAGCTTCTTCCAGATGTTGAAGTCGCTGAGCGGGGACGAGGAGATGCCGCGGTCATAGAGGGACGGGAAGTAGAGGGGCGGGGCCGGCCGCTGGCTCCTCGTGGGGCTCTGGCTGCCGCGCCGCCCCTTCGGCATCTTTTGAACGGGAGGGTGAGTGGGAGGAACCCCGTGCCGGGAGACGCGAGCCCTGGCCCCGAGTCACCCTAGTTCTGAGGTTCCACAGGCCACGCCCCGAGGGAGAGCGGCCCCCACCCTttcgcccggccccgccccaaACAATCGAGATTCTAAAGCCCCGCTGGCCACGCCCCAGAATATGACCCCGCCCACCGACGCGCCCCTAGAGTGAGAAAGGCCAGCGGAATAGATGGAAAGGGAAATCCCGCACGTACGCCCTGACGTGCGGCCCGTCCCCTCCGGGCGCTCCGCCAACATCCTCGACGACAGGTCCGGGTCCTCCAGATCCCGCCCCACGACCCCTCCTACCGCCCCTAAATTCCGCAAGCCTCACAACCGAGCTATTGCACCCCTGGCGCCTGCTCTCGCATCCCGCCATAACTTCATGCAAAAGTAGGAAGCTGGGAGCTGGTCAGAACTCCTAGAGAAAACTTTCTTCAGTCTTCCTCTCCTTctatagggagaaaaaaaattactagaaacttgccccctgccccagcagaCTTCCCTTACCACTCCTCATTGCAAAGAAGTTTAGGGACAGGAGTGTctgacttttcctcctttacaacGGAAGAAGAGGGTAGATGGGAATGGCTGTTAGAGCCAACCCATGTTTCTACCAAATTTCCCCATGTTGTGGACGATTCTGGAAGAAAGGGACCCTGGTATGGATTTGGAATAGATCTGAACTAGGTGTCTTCAATGAAATGTAGTTTAGTTCTCTTCCGAACATTCATTATCAGGAGCTAACAGGCAGTAAACGAACCACCAAAAGGAAATCCTGCAGAATGGCCCTCGAACAGCTCAGCTATTCTTTACGGTGTCTTGGACATACTGTCCAAGGGACATGCCCAGCTCATATAGGTGAGTAGCCTGTACTAATCATAGACTGAGGGTGAGTAAATTTCCTTGAAAACGTCTGCCTAATGATATTGATGTAAATGAACAAAGATGGGTGGGGGCCAGTTTAGACTGTTGGACAGTCAAGATCTGAGTCAGTACCAGCTCCACTAgcaaatgctgtgtgtgtgtgtgtgtgtgtgtgtgtgtgtgtgtggcagcaaAGCAGAGAGTCAGATATCCAAGATGGACAAGTTGCTTGACTTCTAAGATggatttctgtaaaataaaaataagagaaccaggctgcctcatagggttgtttgtGATCATCagatggaagacagaatagtgtgTGTGAAGCACTTGTAAACTTAGAAACTCTGTCCAAATGTAAGGAGCAGCAACCCCCACTGAGGGGCTTGTCTGAAGCTGAGAAGATTTTCCTCCCCACACTTAcctgtaagctccctgagggcaggggtcCAGCCCAAGGATCCTATAATGCTGAGCATATAATaggattcagtaaatatttggacACTTTTAAAACAGTCTTATGTGTTGTGGGAACTGAAGGGGATCACAATATACCACCctcaaatatgccactttggcataagaattattttaagttgGCAATTGAAAAAAGCAGACACAGGAGGaacttcctcctctccttttatGGCCTAAAAGCAGGCCATAAAATTCCCTTTGTAAAAGTAACAAAATTTcctttgtaaagaaaataaatttcccttAGTGAAGGTGTCCCCAACTCCCTCTCCCGTGCCAGGAGGAAGAGATGACTCTTATTACTGGAGATGGCACTAACTTGAGCCTGAATAACAGACCTTACCAAACAACCCTTATCTTCCATAAGTTTCCCCCATATACTTACCTTCCCACTATTTACCTAGAAATTAAAAGGCCTAGAAATCCAAAGCCCTTTCCCTTTGTCTTATCATTTGTTCACAATTTAACACCCTTTGTTGAAATGGTTTCTGAGCTCTCAAGCCTAAATACTTCTTTGGGTTTTCATTACTTTTCTGTAAGGCCcacatatgcatacataataaatcttttctcctgttaatctgtcttttgctACTTTAATTCTCATGACCCAGCTACTGAACCTAAGGAAGTCgaggaaaagttttttttcccattcctacAGTAGTAGGAACCGTAGTAGTGGTAAGAACCAGGGTTTGGGACTCAGACCTGGGACTGAGCCCTGGATCCACTATGTATTTGGCTGTGTAGGTTGAACCTTTCTGAACCTGTTTTTCATCTATATAATGGGACTAGTAATGGTACCTAATTGCTTGGATTGgcaagattaaatgagacaatctaAGTACCTGGCCGTAATAcctactcagtaaatgttagcacTTATTACCTATTGAAGATCCTTAGAATGGAAAGAGATTTTGCATTatgttttttatagtttatttttattaaactataTTATTTACTACtactaatattattaaataataaaataatatgattaaataatattattaaactattatttttaattaatttatttttggctgcgttgggtctctgttgctgtgcacgggctttctagttgcagtgagcgggggggggggggtgctgctctttgttgcggtgtgcaggcttctcattgcggtggcttctcttgtcgtggagcatgagctctagagcacgggctcagtagttgtggtgcacgggttgctccgcggcatgtgggatcttcccggatcagggctcgaacccgtgtcccctgcactggcacac contains:
- the C8H11orf91 gene encoding uncharacterized protein C11orf91 homolog, giving the protein MPKGRRGSQSPTRSQRPAPPLYFPSLYDRGISSSPLSDFNIWKKLFVPLKAGGAPAGGAAGSQSLPQALPAPAPLPPPPPGLGSPSERPCPPPWPSGLASIPYEPLRFFYSPQPGPEVAVSPLAPGPTTPRLASASHPEELCELEIRIKELELLTITGDGFDSQRYKFLKALKDEKLRGLKTRQPGKKSASLS